The Brassica napus cultivar Da-Ae chromosome C7, Da-Ae, whole genome shotgun sequence genome has a segment encoding these proteins:
- the LOC106421725 gene encoding transcription factor bHLH144-like yields MGDGNMNSVPSYASASSFDALFPPCAKLPFHGVELQPSSVCPKNFVVFDQTYDRSQVMYHPELTPRLVNSGLASSFHNEYVAGSYGNYGRQEVSSSSSHQEDPNEIDALLSTDEDDDESEDGGDSEEVSTTARESLREYGNTSAESSCSSYGYSSRRKQSVSGSASSSNNDGKGRRKMKKMMGVLRRIVPGGEEMNTASVLDEAVQYLKSLKLEAQKLGVGHFSNQS; encoded by the coding sequence ATGGGAGACGGAAACATGAACAGCGTCCCGTCGTATGCATCAGCGTCATCCTTTGATGCTTTGTTCCCGCCATGTGCCAAGTTACCATTCCATGGTGTTGAACTTCAACCCTCTTCGGTCTGTCCAAAGAACTTTGTCGTTTTCGACCAAACATATGACCGCAGCCAAGTGATGTACCATCCTGAGCTGACACCTAGGCTCGTGAACTCCGGATTAGCTTCTTCGTTTCATAACGAGTATGTTGCGGGAAGTTATGGTAACTATGGCCGACAAGAAGTATCATCATCCTCTTCTCACCAAGAAGATCCTAACGAGATTGATGCTCTCTTGAGCacagatgaagatgatgatgagagTGAGGATGGTGGTGATTCAGAAGAGGTCAGCACCACAGCTCGTGAGTCTCTCAGGGAGTATGGGAATACATCAGCTGAATCAAGTTGCTCAAGCTATGGATATAGCTCAAGAAGGAAGCAGAGTGTATCGGGAAGTGCGAGTAGTTCTAACAATGATGGGAAAGGaaggagaaagatgaagaagatgatgggaGTGTTGAGGAGGATTGTCCCTGGAGGAGAAGAGATGAATACAGCTTCTGTACTTGATGAAGCTGTTCAGTACCTCAAGTCACTTAAACTCGAAGCTCAGAAACTTGGCGTTGGACATTTCTCAAACCAATCTTGA